The following coding sequences lie in one Pseudomonadota bacterium genomic window:
- a CDS encoding phosphatase PAP2 family protein yields the protein MHLDDQAFLAVNRALSGDAAAAFFFAVSWLGNGAVLAAIIVPLLFAFSRGTLRRHLVPLVLATAVGGLAVLAIKIACARPRPPLHFAAIGVAVSAPDGVPPDSSFPSGHAQTAFAAAVYLALLFPRGAALFLALAALVGLSRVALGVHYPSDVLAGAALGSALSIAAFLIAKRMERQRASPG from the coding sequence ATGCACCTCGACGACCAGGCGTTCCTCGCCGTGAACCGGGCCCTCTCCGGCGACGCGGCGGCCGCGTTCTTCTTTGCCGTCTCGTGGCTGGGGAACGGCGCGGTGCTCGCGGCGATCATCGTGCCGCTGCTGTTCGCCTTTTCGCGCGGCACCCTGAGGCGCCACCTCGTGCCCCTGGTGCTCGCGACCGCGGTCGGCGGGCTCGCCGTGCTCGCCATCAAGATCGCGTGCGCGAGGCCGCGGCCGCCTTTGCACTTCGCGGCGATCGGCGTGGCGGTGAGCGCGCCCGACGGCGTGCCGCCCGACAGCTCGTTCCCGTCCGGCCACGCGCAGACCGCGTTCGCCGCGGCCGTGTACCTCGCCCTGCTCTTCCCGCGCGGCGCGGCGCTGTTCCTGGCCCTCGCGGCGCTCGTCGGGCTGTCGCGCGTCGCGCTCGGCGTGCACTACCCGTCGGACGTGCTCGCGGGCGCGGCCCTCGGCTCCGCGCTCTCGATCGCCGCCTTCCTGATCGCGAAGCGGATGGAAAGGCAGCGTGCTTCACCGGGATAG
- the gyrA gene encoding DNA gyrase subunit A, with amino-acid sequence MKHSYLDYAMSVIVGRALPDVRDGLKPVHRRILYAMHELKNTWNSSYKKSARVVGDVIGKYHPHGDSAVYDALVRMAQDFSMRDMLVDGQGNFGSVDGDPPAAMRYTEVRMARLSTELLGDIDKATVDFADNYDGSLSEPVVLPAAFPNLLVNGSGGIAVGMATNMPPHNLGEVIDATILLARDPDVGFEALLACVPGPDFPTGGTICGRAGIYQAYTTGRGVITVRAKSEIEENGDRERIAVVELPYQVNKARLIEKIAELVKDKRIEGIAGLRDESDRSGMRVVIELKREAVAQVVLNQLYKMTPLQSSFGVINLAILDGRPRVFTLKSLLQAFLDFREQVVRRRCGFEIDKARARLHILEGLKIALDHIDEVVALIRGSADPDEARAGLVGRFALTEIQAREILSMRLQRLTGLERDKILAEIAALEIEIARLAALLADRVLLVNLLVEELERLKASYVTPRRTEIVDDDTDLEIEDLIAVEDMAVTVSSLGYIKRTPVAEYRAQHRGGKGLTGMETSNDDFVAKLFVASTHAHVLFFSDRGKAYLKKVYQVPLGGRTAKGKAIVNFVGMEPGEKVAAVLPVDAFSENRFVLTATRAGYIKKTDLMAYSQIRASGIIGVVIDEGDALIGAEEVGDEDHVILGTREGQSIRFDGAQVRPMGRQSRGVRGIEVRREEGGDDAVVSLAVAPAGAEDSLLTVSERGFGKRTALSEYRPQNRGGRGLLTMKANERNGKVVDIRRVADEDHLMLITDGGKLIRLAAATIPTVGRNTMGVRLIRLGEHERVVAVERLADKESASADVEEPPPTTIMPPSGEDEGADA; translated from the coding sequence ATGAAGCACTCGTATCTCGATTACGCGATGAGCGTGATCGTGGGCCGAGCGCTTCCCGACGTCCGGGACGGCCTCAAGCCGGTGCACCGCCGCATCCTCTACGCGATGCACGAGCTGAAGAACACCTGGAACAGCTCCTACAAGAAGTCCGCGCGCGTGGTCGGCGACGTCATCGGCAAGTACCACCCGCACGGCGACTCGGCGGTCTACGACGCCCTCGTGCGCATGGCCCAGGACTTCTCCATGCGCGACATGCTGGTCGACGGCCAGGGCAACTTCGGCTCGGTGGACGGCGATCCGCCGGCCGCGATGCGGTACACCGAGGTGCGCATGGCGCGCCTCTCAACCGAGCTGCTCGGCGACATCGACAAGGCGACCGTCGACTTCGCCGACAACTACGACGGCTCGCTGTCCGAGCCCGTGGTGCTGCCGGCCGCGTTCCCGAACCTGCTCGTCAACGGCTCCGGCGGCATCGCGGTCGGCATGGCGACCAACATGCCGCCCCACAACCTCGGCGAGGTGATCGACGCCACCATCCTGCTCGCGCGCGACCCGGACGTCGGGTTCGAGGCGCTCCTCGCCTGCGTGCCCGGCCCCGACTTCCCGACCGGCGGGACGATCTGCGGCCGCGCCGGCATCTACCAGGCGTACACGACGGGCCGCGGCGTCATCACGGTCCGCGCGAAGTCCGAGATCGAGGAGAACGGCGATCGGGAGCGCATCGCCGTCGTCGAGCTGCCGTACCAGGTGAACAAGGCGCGGCTCATCGAGAAGATCGCGGAGCTCGTCAAGGACAAGCGGATCGAGGGGATCGCGGGGCTGCGCGACGAGTCGGACCGCTCCGGCATGCGCGTCGTCATCGAGCTGAAGCGCGAGGCCGTCGCGCAGGTCGTGCTCAACCAGCTGTACAAGATGACGCCGCTCCAGTCGTCGTTCGGCGTCATCAACCTCGCGATCCTGGACGGACGCCCGAGGGTGTTCACGCTCAAGAGCCTCCTCCAGGCGTTCCTCGACTTCCGGGAGCAGGTCGTGCGGCGGCGGTGCGGGTTCGAGATCGACAAGGCCAGGGCGCGGCTGCACATCCTCGAGGGCCTCAAGATCGCGCTCGACCACATCGACGAGGTCGTGGCGCTCATCCGGGGCTCCGCCGATCCGGACGAGGCGCGCGCCGGGCTCGTGGGCCGCTTCGCCCTGACCGAGATCCAGGCGCGGGAGATCCTCTCCATGCGGCTCCAGCGCCTCACCGGGCTCGAGCGCGACAAGATCCTCGCCGAGATCGCGGCGCTCGAGATCGAGATCGCGCGGCTCGCGGCCCTGCTCGCGGACCGCGTGCTGCTCGTCAACCTCCTCGTCGAGGAGCTCGAGCGGCTGAAGGCCTCCTACGTCACGCCGCGGCGCACGGAGATCGTCGACGACGACACCGATCTCGAGATCGAGGACCTCATCGCGGTGGAGGACATGGCCGTGACCGTGTCCAGCCTCGGCTACATCAAGCGGACGCCGGTCGCCGAGTACCGCGCGCAGCACCGCGGCGGCAAGGGGCTCACCGGCATGGAGACGAGCAACGACGACTTCGTCGCGAAGCTGTTCGTCGCCTCGACCCACGCGCACGTGCTGTTCTTCTCGGATCGCGGGAAGGCGTACCTCAAGAAGGTCTACCAGGTGCCGCTCGGCGGGCGCACGGCGAAGGGCAAGGCGATCGTCAACTTCGTCGGCATGGAGCCGGGGGAGAAGGTGGCGGCCGTGCTGCCGGTCGACGCGTTCTCCGAGAACCGCTTCGTGCTGACCGCCACGCGCGCCGGCTACATCAAGAAGACCGATCTCATGGCGTACTCGCAGATCCGGGCGTCGGGCATCATCGGCGTGGTGATCGACGAGGGCGACGCCCTCATCGGCGCCGAGGAGGTGGGCGACGAGGATCACGTCATCCTCGGCACGCGCGAGGGACAGTCGATCCGCTTCGACGGCGCCCAGGTGCGTCCCATGGGCCGCCAGAGCCGGGGCGTGCGCGGCATCGAGGTGCGGCGCGAGGAGGGCGGGGACGACGCGGTCGTGAGCCTCGCGGTGGCGCCGGCAGGGGCGGAGGACTCGCTGCTCACGGTGAGCGAGCGCGGCTTCGGCAAGCGCACCGCCCTCTCCGAGTACCGTCCGCAGAACCGCGGCGGGCGCGGCCTCCTCACCATGAAGGCGAACGAGCGCAACGGCAAGGTCGTCGACATCCGGCGCGTGGCCGACGAGGACCACCTGATGCTGATCACCGACGGCGGCAAGCTGATCCGCCTCGCGGCCGCGACGATCCCGACGGTGGGGCGCAACACGATGGGCGTGCGGCTCATCCGGCTCGGCGAGCACGAGCGCGTCGTCGCGGTGGAGAGGCTCGCGGACAAGGAGTCCGCGTCAGCCGACGTCGAGGAGCCGCCACCGACGACGATCATGCCCCCGTCCGGCGAGGACGAAGGCGCGGACGCCTAG
- a CDS encoding type II toxin-antitoxin system VapC family toxin, protein MTVVVDASVAVQWFVDEGGPSARAARRLLLAGHDLIAPSLLLAEVQNVMWKKLRAGQVTEEQGSLVAASLARFFAHVEPEDALVESAWALAVAHDHPVYDCIYVALAQSAGARLATFDKRMKLLARAAGVPLETM, encoded by the coding sequence ATGACGGTCGTGGTCGACGCCAGCGTCGCTGTCCAGTGGTTCGTGGACGAGGGTGGCCCGAGCGCCCGCGCCGCGCGCCGCCTGCTGCTCGCCGGGCACGATCTGATCGCGCCGAGCCTCCTCCTCGCCGAGGTGCAGAACGTGATGTGGAAGAAGCTGCGCGCCGGGCAGGTCACCGAGGAGCAGGGGAGCCTCGTCGCGGCGAGCCTCGCGAGGTTCTTCGCGCACGTCGAGCCGGAGGACGCGCTCGTCGAGTCGGCGTGGGCGCTCGCCGTGGCGCACGATCACCCGGTCTACGACTGCATCTACGTCGCCCTCGCCCAAAGCGCCGGCGCTCGGCTCGCCACGTTCGACAAGAGGATGAAGCTCCTCGCCCGGGCCGCGGGCGTCCCGCTCGAGACCATGTGA